The sequence below is a genomic window from Streptomyces sp. NBC_00582.
CGGTGAAGTTGCTCTGGTGGATCGCCCTCGCGGTGCTCGTCGTATGGCTGCTCGGATTCCTTTTCCGCGGGACCTCCGCGGCGGGAGGCAGGGGCCGTTGGTACAGGTGGTGAGACATCCTTAGGGGGTCACTCCCTGGGGAGCAGCGGTCCGAGCGGCCCGAGGTCCAGATTGAGGTCCTCGGGCCGCAGCCCGTAGCGCTCGCGCAGTTCGGTCATGCGGTCGTCGAGCAGCATCAGGGTGAGCCCGATCCGCTCCTCCTGTTCCTCGCTCAGATCTCCCTGGTCGACGCGGCGCAGCGCCTGCCGTTCCATGAGCTGGCGCAGCAGTTCCACGACCGTGAGGACGAGTTTGACCAGGTCGCGTTCGACGGTGTCGGGTTCGAGGTCCATCCGTGTGCGGCGGGTGGTCACCGTGCATCCCCCCAGGGTGACGGAACGTTGTCGTTGACCGAGCTGATCAGCGCGTTCAGGTCGATGCGGACGAGGTCGACGTCCGCGATGCGCAGGGTGACGTCCCCGGTGATGACGACCCCGCCGGCCAGCAGCCGGTCGAGCAGGTCCACCAGGGCGACCTCACGGCGCTCCACGACCGTCATCCCCTCTCCCCCGGCTTCCCCGGCGCACCGGAATCCCCTTCGTCCCCGGACTCCTCGTCGCCCTCCTGGACAAAGGAATAGGCGGCCCACGGTCCGGTGAGTTCCACGCGAATTCCGGGTTCCTCCCCCTTGGTGCGGTCCACGATCTCGACGAATTCCTCGGACTGGGCGCGCGGGACGAGATACGCGGCGTTCAGCACATTCTGTCCCGCGCCGGCCGCGGAAAGGGCGGAGTTCTGCGGCGGGTGGAGCCGGGCGTCCTCGGCGTGCGCGCAGAGCGTGGAATGGAGCCGCCCGGCGAAACGCTCGGTGCGCTGCCAGGTGTCGTCCGCCGCC
It includes:
- a CDS encoding hydrophobic protein gives rise to the protein MVPILLVLLLVLILFGAGFAVKLLWWIALAVLVVWLLGFLFRGTSAAGGRGRWYRW
- a CDS encoding gas vesicle protein K, which gives rise to MTTRRTRMDLEPDTVERDLVKLVLTVVELLRQLMERQALRRVDQGDLSEEQEERIGLTLMLLDDRMTELRERYGLRPEDLNLDLGPLGPLLPRE
- a CDS encoding gas vesicle protein, with amino-acid sequence MTVVERREVALVDLLDRLLAGGVVITGDVTLRIADVDLVRIDLNALISSVNDNVPSPWGDAR